In a single window of the Mustela nigripes isolate SB6536 chromosome 17, MUSNIG.SB6536, whole genome shotgun sequence genome:
- the FPR2 gene encoding LOW QUALITY PROTEIN: N-formyl peptide receptor 2 (The sequence of the model RefSeq protein was modified relative to this genomic sequence to represent the inferred CDS: inserted 3 bases in 3 codons; substituted 1 base at 1 genomic stop codon), with the protein MESNISNPMDGPEEMPQESVGYMILWILXTVVLGITSVLGILGNGLLIWMAGFQMARIVSTICYLNLALADFSFTATLPFLIVSKAMREQWPSGSFLRKAIHIVVDINLFGSVFLIACIALNHYICVLRPVWAQNHRTVSLATKVIIGPWILALILILPAFIFLTTVSDITVNIYCSFNFAPWGNSTEERTKLTVSIFTARGFIWFIIGFSMPMPIIAMCYGLIAAKIHKRSVIXSSRPXTAVVASFFFCWFPFQLVXTVWFKEILLEGKYKILHVFVNPTSSLVVFTGYLNPMLYVFVGQDLQERLICSLPASLERALSEDVTQTM; encoded by the exons ATGGAAAGCAACATCTCCAACCCTATGGATGGACCTGAAGAGATGCCCCAAGAGTCTGTTGGCTACATGATTCTGTGGATTC TCACTGTGGTGCTTGGGATCACTTCTGTCCTTGGCATCTTGGGCAATGGGCTTTTGATCTGGATGGCTGGATTCCAGATGGCACGCATAGTAAGCACCATTTGTTACCTGAACCTTGCCTTAGCTGACTTCTCCTTCACTGCCACCCTACCATTCCTCATTGTCTCAAAGGCCATGAGAGAACAGTGGCCTTCTGGCTCGTTCCTACGCAAGGCGATTCACATTGTGGTGGACATAAACCTATTTGGGAGTGTCTTCCTCATTGCTTGCATTGCCCTGAACCACTATATTTGTGTCCTGCGTCCAGTCTGGGCCCAGAACCACCGTACTGTAAGTCTGGCTACAAAAGTGATTATCGGACCATGGATTCTTGCCCTAATCCTCATCTTGCCAGCTTTCATCTTCTTGACTACAGTAAGTGATATAACAGTGAATATTTACTGTAGTTTCAACTTTGCACCCTGGGGCAACAGTACTGAAGAGAGGACAAAGTTGACTGTATCTATATTCACGGCCAGAGGATTCATCTGGTTTATCATTGGCTTCAGCATGCCAATGCCCATCATTGCTATGTGCTATGGGCTCATTGCTGCCAAGATACACAAAAGAAGTGTGATTTAATCTAGCCGTC TTACTGCTGTTgtggcttccttctttttctgttggTTCCCCTTTCAACTGG GCACAGTCTGGTTCAAAGAGATACTCTTGGAGGGTAAGTACAAAATTCTTCATGTCTTTGTTAATCCAACAAGCTCCCTGGTCGTCTTCACCGGCTACCTCAACCCAATGCTCTATGTCTTTGTGGGCCAAGACCTCCAAGAGAGATTGATCTGCTCCCTGCCTGCCAGTCTGGAGAGAGCCCTTAGTGAGGATGTAACCCAGACCATGTAA